In Sebaldella termitidis ATCC 33386, one DNA window encodes the following:
- the lpxD gene encoding UDP-3-O-(3-hydroxymyristoyl)glucosamine N-acyltransferase, with protein sequence MYHINEISKLINGKIIGEDNLEFSKLSPFFEADPEDLTFAADESMLKNIAGTKAKAVIVPVMEEYPDGKAYIVLEQNPRNVLPILLNFFKPKMQKPEKQIEDSAKISENVLIGINSYIGHNVEIGENTVIHPNVTIMEGVKIGKNSIIYSNAVIREFCVLGENVILQPGAVIGADGFGFIKDKNGDNVKIEQIGNVILEDNVEIGANSCVDRGAIGSTVVKRGTKIDNLVHIAHNDIIGENCFIIAQTGISGSVEVGNNTVLAGQVGVAGHLKIGNNVVVAAKSGITNDIPDNSKMSGYPLRPHMEDLRVKMSMGKVPELIKRVKKLEKLLKNEEK encoded by the coding sequence ATGTATCATATAAATGAGATTTCAAAATTAATAAATGGAAAGATCATAGGGGAGGATAACTTAGAATTTTCTAAGTTATCTCCTTTTTTTGAAGCAGATCCTGAGGATCTCACATTTGCAGCTGATGAAAGCATGCTGAAAAATATAGCCGGGACAAAGGCAAAAGCAGTTATAGTTCCTGTTATGGAGGAGTATCCTGACGGAAAAGCTTATATTGTTTTGGAACAAAATCCAAGAAATGTTCTTCCTATACTTCTTAATTTTTTTAAACCAAAAATGCAAAAACCTGAAAAACAAATAGAGGACAGCGCTAAAATAAGTGAAAATGTCCTGATAGGGATAAATTCATATATAGGGCATAATGTGGAAATAGGAGAAAATACTGTTATTCATCCCAATGTAACTATTATGGAAGGTGTAAAAATAGGGAAGAACTCTATAATATATTCCAATGCAGTAATAAGAGAGTTTTGTGTATTGGGAGAAAATGTAATATTACAGCCGGGAGCAGTGATTGGTGCAGACGGTTTTGGTTTTATAAAAGATAAAAACGGCGATAATGTAAAAATAGAACAGATAGGAAATGTTATTCTTGAGGATAATGTAGAAATAGGCGCTAATTCATGTGTAGACAGAGGAGCCATAGGATCTACAGTTGTAAAAAGAGGTACAAAAATAGATAACCTTGTTCATATTGCCCATAATGATATAATAGGAGAAAATTGTTTTATAATAGCACAGACAGGAATTTCCGGAAGTGTAGAGGTAGGGAATAATACTGTTCTTGCCGGACAGGTAGGAGTAGCAGGGCATTTGAAAATAGGAAATAATGTAGTGGTAGCAGCGAAATCCGGAATTACCAATGATATACCGGATAACTCGAAAATGTCAGGTTACCCTTTAAGACCGCATATGGAAGACCTTAGAGTAAAAATGTCTATGGGTAAAGTTCCGGAATTGATTAAAAGGGTAAAAAAACTGGAAAAATTATTAAAAAATGAAGAAAAATGA
- a CDS encoding NAD(P)-dependent oxidoreductase, whose protein sequence is MYDNVTEAKRCIACKIPFCEKGCPVSTPIKEIIQMYLGNKILEAGDILFKNNPLSIVCSIVCPHEKQCEGSCILNRKSKGVEFGKIENEISNCYIDNVDFAIHKLNDRKSRVAIIGGGPAGIAIAFILAFKGYDITIYESHSQIGGVLRYGIPEFRLPKVTIDKLEKKLMEIGVKIRPNILIGPTLTLDDIFNDGYGAIFIGTGTWNPRKLKIKGEALGNVHYAIDYLKSPEYYKLGEKIVIIGAGNVAIDAARTMIRNGAKEVLLLNREGEAGITANRKEFNDAVAEGVQVMNFKTVLEIKDDGVVIANTELTEKDGITDYSVDYDSERFYKCDSVVVAISQGPRSNIVSTNKELEINEKGLIVTNIDGSTTKKGVFSGGDVVTGAKTVVEAVKMSKIIAEKMDEYMRNEYK, encoded by the coding sequence ATGTATGATAATGTGACGGAAGCTAAAAGATGTATAGCTTGTAAAATACCTTTCTGTGAGAAAGGATGTCCTGTAAGCACACCTATAAAAGAGATAATACAGATGTATCTGGGGAATAAAATACTTGAAGCAGGAGATATTTTATTTAAAAATAATCCTCTTTCAATAGTATGTTCTATAGTATGTCCTCATGAAAAGCAATGTGAGGGAAGCTGTATTCTGAACAGAAAATCCAAAGGAGTAGAGTTTGGAAAAATAGAAAATGAGATTTCAAACTGCTATATTGATAATGTGGATTTTGCTATACATAAATTAAATGACAGAAAGTCAAGAGTAGCAATTATAGGGGGCGGACCCGCGGGAATTGCTATTGCATTTATACTTGCCTTTAAAGGTTATGATATCACAATCTATGAATCACACTCACAGATAGGGGGAGTCCTTAGATACGGTATTCCTGAATTCAGGCTTCCGAAAGTTACGATTGATAAGCTGGAGAAAAAATTAATGGAGATAGGTGTAAAAATAAGACCAAATATATTGATTGGTCCTACATTAACACTGGATGATATTTTTAATGATGGCTACGGAGCTATTTTTATAGGAACGGGAACGTGGAATCCGAGAAAACTGAAAATAAAAGGAGAAGCTCTCGGAAATGTTCATTATGCCATAGATTATCTAAAATCGCCTGAATATTACAAGCTGGGAGAAAAAATAGTAATAATCGGGGCTGGAAACGTAGCAATAGATGCAGCCAGAACGATGATAAGAAACGGAGCTAAAGAAGTTCTGCTTCTGAACAGAGAAGGAGAGGCGGGAATAACCGCTAACAGAAAAGAATTTAATGATGCAGTGGCTGAAGGTGTGCAGGTAATGAATTTTAAGACTGTACTTGAAATAAAAGATGACGGTGTAGTAATTGCAAATACAGAATTAACTGAAAAAGACGGTATTACAGATTATAGTGTAGATTATGACAGCGAACGTTTTTATAAATGTGATTCTGTAGTAGTAGCAATAAGTCAGGGACCGAGATCGAATATAGTTTCTACTAATAAAGAGCTGGAAATAAATGAAAAAGGTCTTATAGTGACTAATATAGACGGAAGTACTACTAAAAAAGGTGTTTTTTCCGGCGGAGATGTGGTTACCGGAGCGAAAACTGTGGTAGAGGCAGTAAAAATGTCGAAGATAATAGCGGAAAAAATGGATGAATAC